The genome window CTGCGCGAGCCGCTCGTCCAGGTCGCAGCTGCCCGCGATCGGCATCCAGCCGTCGGCGTACTCCGCGACCCGCTCGACTGCGTACTTGGAGCTTGCGCCGATCAGGATCGGCGGGTGCGGCGTCTGCACCGGCTTGGGCTCGACCCAGACCGGATCGAAGTCGAAGTGCTCGCCGTGGAACTCCGCGTCCTTCTTCGTCCAGCACTGCTTCATCGCCAGGATCGACTCGCGCGTGACCGCCCAGCGGTCCTCGAACTCGACGCCGTGGTTGCGCAGCTCCTCGGCGTTCCAGCCCGCGCCGACGCCGAAGACGAAGCGCCCGCGCGAGAGCGCGTCGAGCGAGCCGATCCGCTTGGCGAGCGCGATGGGGTGGTGCTCGGGGACGATGCAGATGCCGGTTCCGATCTTGAGCTGCTCCGTCACGGCCGCCGCCTGCGCGAGCGCGACGAACGGCTCGTAGCTCTCCCAGTAGATGCTCGGCAGCTCGCCGCCCGCCGGGTAGGGGGTGCGCCGCGACGCAGGAATGTGTGTGTGCTCCACCATGAAGAGCGACTCGAAGCCGCGCGCCTCGGCCTCGCGCCCGAGGCGGACCGGGTGGATCGAGTAGGTGGTGGGAAAGATCGAGAGGCCGATGTCCATTCCGTGCAGCCTATCACTCCGCTCGCGTGGCCGACCAGAGCTGATAGAGTCGTGCGGTGACGAGCGACCGAGTGCGCTCCTTCGCGACCGTGGGTGCCGCCTACGCGGCGGCGCTCGGAGCTGCAATCGCAACCGGCGCCTTGCTGGGCAGTGACTCGCCCGTGCTCACGGTCTTAGCCGCCGATCTCGTCGCGACGCTGGTGATCTTCGGCGCGAGCCTGTGGCTGGCGAACTCGAGCATGTACGACGCGTACTGGAGCGCGGCTCCGCCGGTGATCGCGCTGTACTGGGCGAGCGCGCCTTCGGGATCGCACGCCGATCCGGCGAGACAGGCGCTCGTTCTCGCGCTCGTCTTCGCCTGGGGGATTCGACTCACCTGGAACTGGGCCCGCGGCTGGCCGGGTCTCCACCACGAGGACTGGCGCTACCGGCAGCTGCGCGAGAACGAGATCGCGCCGTACTGGCTGGTGAGCCTGACGGGCATCCACTACTTCCCGACGTTGCAGGTCTTCCTGGCCTGCCTTCCGCTCTACGCGGCGCTCGCGATCGGCGCGGCTCCGCTCGGGCCGCTCGATGCGGTTGCCGCGCTCGTCACGGCAGGGGCGATCGTGCTCGAAACCACCGCCGACGAGCAGCTGCGCCGTTTCAGCCTCTCGGCGACGGAGGGGCAGATCTGCGAGCGCGGGCTCTGGGCGTGGATGCGCCATCCGAACTACCTGGGTGAGATCCTGTTCTGGTGGGGGCTCTGGCTCTTCGGCGTGGCCGCTGCGCCCGGCTGGTACTGGAGCGCGGTCGGTCCGCTCGCGATCACCGCGATGTTCCTCTGGGTCAGCATCCCCATGCTCGAGCGACGCAATCTCGCGCGCCGGCCGGGCTACGCGGAGGTCATGAAGCGCGTGCCCGTGCTCCTGCCGCGCCGACCGCGGCGGTGATCGAGAGAGAGATCACCGTCCCTGCGAGCGCGAGCCGCATGTCCTTCTGCGCGTCCCACTCGTCGCCCTGCGTGCCGAGGAAGGCGATGCCGAGCTCCGGGTCGACCACGCGCGCGGCCCAGAACTCGACGATCTCGTAGCCGCCCGCGAGGCCGAGCATCACGAGCCCGGCGACGGCGTAGCTCCAGCCGCCGCGCAGGCCCAGCACGCGCACGCCGATCTCGTGCAGCGGGCGGGCGAGTAGCAGGCCGAAGCCGAAGTGGGTGATCCGGTCGAAGTGATTGCGCGAGGTGTCGAACACGTCCTGGAGCCAGAAGCCCAGCGGAGTCTCCGAATAGGTGTAGTGCGCCGCGTAGGTGTGCATGACGAGGAAGACGAAGATCAGCAGATACGACGTGCGCGAGAACGCGAAGCGCCGGTAGGTGAGCGCCAGCGTCGGAACGAACGCGAAGATCAGCAGGTTCTCGAGCAGCCAGTCGCCGCGGTCGAGCGGCGCGATCGCCGCCGCGATCCAGACCACCGCATACGCGAGCAATAGCGCGCGGATCACGGTCGCATCGGATCTGGCTTCGATGTTCGCCTCCCTGCGATCCTGTAGCATGAGGCCTTCCCGACGAACGGGAAAGAGGAGATCCCGAAGATGTCCGTCGCGCGCGCCCTGCTTCTCGGAGTTCTCGTCTCCTGTCTGCCCACGCTCGGGTGTCAGGTGATCTCGGCCAGCGTCTCCTCGCCTTCCGATTCGATCTCCGGAACTGGCCACGCGATCGCCGGAATCTTCAGCGCGATCTCGACTTCGTCGGGCAGCGGCGGCGACGGCGATTCCGCGAAGGAGAGCTACCGGCGCGACCTGCGCCAGTACACCGCGGCGT of Deltaproteobacteria bacterium contains these proteins:
- a CDS encoding LLM class F420-dependent oxidoreductase, producing MDIGLSIFPTTYSIHPVRLGREAEARGFESLFMVEHTHIPASRRTPYPAGGELPSIYWESYEPFVALAQAAAVTEQLKIGTGICIVPEHHPIALAKRIGSLDALSRGRFVFGVGAGWNAEELRNHGVEFEDRWAVTRESILAMKQCWTKKDAEFHGEHFDFDPVWVEPKPVQTPHPPILIGASSKYAVERVAEYADGWMPIAGSCDLDERLAQLRGACDRRGRDFSKIDVSLFAAPAAPGQLEKLAKQGVKRVILPLPTRDESKILSILDSYAPLG
- a CDS encoding DUF1295 domain-containing protein gives rise to the protein MRSFATVGAAYAAALGAAIATGALLGSDSPVLTVLAADLVATLVIFGASLWLANSSMYDAYWSAAPPVIALYWASAPSGSHADPARQALVLALVFAWGIRLTWNWARGWPGLHHEDWRYRQLRENEIAPYWLVSLTGIHYFPTLQVFLACLPLYAALAIGAAPLGPLDAVAALVTAGAIVLETTADEQLRRFSLSATEGQICERGLWAWMRHPNYLGEILFWWGLWLFGVAAAPGWYWSAVGPLAITAMFLWVSIPMLERRNLARRPGYAEVMKRVPVLLPRRPRR
- a CDS encoding DUF2238 domain-containing protein, producing MLQDRREANIEARSDATVIRALLLAYAVVWIAAAIAPLDRGDWLLENLLIFAFVPTLALTYRRFAFSRTSYLLIFVFLVMHTYAAHYTYSETPLGFWLQDVFDTSRNHFDRITHFGFGLLLARPLHEIGVRVLGLRGGWSYAVAGLVMLGLAGGYEIVEFWAARVVDPELGIAFLGTQGDEWDAQKDMRLALAGTVISLSITAAVGAAGARARAS